A window of the Thalassoglobus sp. JC818 genome harbors these coding sequences:
- a CDS encoding UTP--glucose-1-phosphate uridylyltransferase, protein MPLDLAIVPVAGLGTRLLPATKSQPKEMLPVGRRPVVQYVVEELKESGIKRILFITGYGKSSIEDFFDVNHQLVKHLRESGKEEHLAELAFERNQVQYAYTRQREQLGLGHAVLIGEPFVGRQPFVVALGDSIIGMHAKSRIVERMIEEYERSQADVVVAFEELTDPREVVHYGIAKPRGPITNDIFELDSLIEKPAVDEAPSNLAVAARYVFSPAIFEALEQTDRGKGGEIQLTDAMQRVLREGGKGIGIRLPSTEPRFDIGNFESYFRAFVDFSLSDPQFGDGLRTYLREKLDSEEGVS, encoded by the coding sequence ATGCCACTTGATCTCGCGATTGTTCCCGTTGCCGGACTGGGAACACGACTGTTGCCAGCGACGAAGAGTCAACCGAAAGAAATGCTGCCGGTCGGCCGTCGTCCCGTCGTCCAATATGTCGTCGAAGAGTTAAAAGAATCGGGCATTAAACGGATCCTCTTCATCACCGGTTACGGAAAGTCATCGATCGAAGATTTCTTCGACGTGAACCATCAACTCGTGAAGCATCTCCGCGAATCGGGAAAAGAAGAGCATCTCGCTGAACTTGCCTTCGAACGCAACCAGGTTCAATACGCCTACACCCGTCAACGCGAACAGCTTGGTTTGGGCCATGCTGTTCTGATCGGTGAACCGTTCGTCGGTCGGCAGCCGTTTGTTGTCGCTCTCGGTGACTCGATTATCGGCATGCACGCCAAGTCGCGAATCGTCGAGCGCATGATCGAAGAGTACGAACGCTCGCAAGCTGACGTTGTTGTCGCGTTCGAAGAACTGACTGATCCGCGTGAAGTCGTCCATTACGGAATCGCGAAACCTCGCGGTCCAATCACAAACGACATCTTCGAACTGGACAGTCTCATCGAAAAACCAGCGGTTGATGAAGCTCCAAGTAACCTGGCAGTGGCAGCTCGATACGTCTTCAGCCCCGCGATTTTCGAAGCTCTCGAACAAACTGATCGCGGCAAAGGTGGCGAAATTCAGTTAACCGATGCGATGCAGCGAGTGCTCCGCGAAGGAGGGAAGGGGATTGGAATTCGGCTGCCTTCCACTGAACCACGCTTTGATATCGGGAACTTCGAAAGCTACTTCCGTGCGTTTGTCGATTTCTCTCTCTCCGATCCTCAGTTCGGAGACGGGTTGCGCACATATCTTCGAGAGAAACTCGATTCGGAAGAAGGAGTTTCGTAA
- a CDS encoding NfeD family protein codes for MDAQVMTFVLLLVGFLLLGLELFLPSGGVIGVMCAASFLGSAYFAYTAWATSHPLYWRIYLSTMVILAPITLYGIYYLLTQTAFGNRILLTAPTEDEVTPYQEEQNRLQELVGERGKALNLMTPGGLVEVNGERLHAISEDMVIESGQSIEVVGIRGTRVLVRIADALPPQDSRITKTDEDSPESDDSHDRNVDLETDPFDPFLPQEES; via the coding sequence ATGGACGCTCAGGTAATGACCTTTGTCCTGCTGCTCGTCGGATTCCTTCTTCTGGGACTGGAATTATTCCTTCCCTCTGGAGGAGTCATCGGAGTCATGTGTGCTGCCTCATTTTTAGGATCAGCGTATTTTGCGTACACAGCTTGGGCCACGTCGCATCCTCTCTATTGGAGGATCTATCTCTCGACGATGGTGATCCTCGCACCAATTACTCTCTACGGGATTTACTACCTCCTCACGCAGACGGCGTTTGGGAATCGCATTCTGCTCACCGCGCCAACCGAGGATGAAGTGACTCCCTACCAGGAAGAGCAAAACCGACTCCAAGAGCTTGTTGGAGAACGAGGGAAAGCCCTGAATCTGATGACACCCGGTGGGCTTGTAGAAGTCAACGGAGAGCGATTGCACGCAATCAGTGAAGACATGGTCATCGAGTCGGGACAATCGATTGAAGTGGTGGGGATTCGAGGAACTCGCGTCCTCGTGCGAATCGCAGACGCACTCCCTCCGCAAGATTCACGCATCACAAAGACTGATGAGGACTCCCCAGAATCCGATGACAGCCACGATCGTAACGTCGATCTTGAAACCGACCCTTTCGATCCCTTCTTGCCGCAGGAAGAAAGCTAA
- a CDS encoding AAA family ATPase yields the protein MYEEFFGLDKRPFNNIPNPDLYVDLESSKKSLDELFNCVMQSRGIGVLTAPAGLGKTILCKKLAELAASRFQTILLGTATFSNRLDLLQHILYEFGIEYEGLNEHEARLKIMDAARAISNEGRNLLIIVDEAHLLNSRLFEELRVLADYAPDGESLIQLVLSGQFELEEKLVHPSLSAFNQRVAVQTCLKLLSLEESITFIVERLRMCGVATPGDVLDESALETICRASDGNPRCLCQLTDHSLILAFAEELKPFQQATVLAALEDLKELPLHWNDVSSDTDSEPESTADATRETDLFRLPEQSSEEFTSAESDNQSLESELSDSLLDGEGDESIAETTEPSINFSETVEFSVLEVGAGIESSSETSPTAEQEEQPACELSAEQDEQSMMMEELIRDKYATLDGLQEREEIDLDHILDSEHYPHPVGYRHSLTSAKRSCVEQAEVGQEDEILISVQDLGHEIADVVQRSRRSRKSDANWHGDTWIELDVVQPSPLPSEFDSETINDVSPERVSSSVPERQPTAPQESSKVNPESGNYQPPPRFSRLFARLSERRRQLKNRQQHDV from the coding sequence GTGTACGAAGAATTTTTTGGACTGGATAAACGACCTTTCAACAATATCCCCAATCCCGATCTCTATGTGGATCTGGAATCTTCGAAGAAGTCGCTGGATGAGTTGTTCAACTGCGTCATGCAGTCTCGCGGGATCGGAGTCCTCACCGCACCAGCAGGACTCGGAAAGACAATTCTCTGCAAGAAACTGGCCGAACTTGCAGCTTCGCGATTTCAGACGATTCTTCTCGGAACCGCAACGTTCTCGAACCGACTCGACCTGCTCCAGCACATCCTCTATGAGTTCGGCATTGAGTACGAAGGGCTCAACGAACACGAAGCTCGCCTGAAGATCATGGATGCTGCCCGCGCGATCTCGAATGAGGGACGGAATCTGCTGATCATTGTCGACGAAGCACACCTGCTTAATTCTCGTCTCTTCGAGGAACTCAGAGTTCTGGCGGACTATGCTCCAGACGGAGAGTCACTGATCCAACTCGTCTTGAGTGGTCAGTTCGAACTCGAAGAAAAACTCGTCCATCCTTCTTTGTCAGCTTTCAATCAACGCGTCGCTGTCCAAACGTGCTTGAAGCTCCTGTCGCTTGAAGAATCGATCACCTTCATTGTCGAGCGGCTCCGGATGTGTGGCGTCGCGACTCCTGGCGACGTTTTGGATGAGAGTGCCTTGGAGACCATCTGCCGTGCGAGTGATGGAAACCCGCGATGTCTCTGCCAACTCACCGATCACAGCCTGATTCTGGCATTCGCTGAGGAACTGAAGCCGTTCCAACAGGCCACTGTTCTGGCTGCGCTGGAAGATCTGAAAGAGCTTCCGCTTCACTGGAACGACGTCAGCAGTGACACCGATTCTGAACCAGAATCAACCGCGGATGCGACGCGAGAAACAGACCTCTTCCGATTGCCAGAACAATCTTCGGAAGAATTTACGTCCGCCGAATCTGACAATCAAAGCTTGGAGTCCGAACTGAGTGACTCTTTACTCGATGGCGAAGGCGATGAATCGATTGCGGAGACGACAGAGCCGTCGATCAATTTCAGCGAGACCGTCGAGTTCTCCGTTCTTGAAGTCGGAGCGGGGATTGAGTCGTCTTCCGAAACCTCACCCACGGCAGAGCAAGAAGAACAACCCGCTTGTGAACTTTCCGCTGAGCAGGACGAGCAGTCGATGATGATGGAAGAACTCATCCGAGATAAGTACGCGACTCTGGATGGACTGCAAGAGCGGGAAGAAATCGACCTCGACCACATTCTCGATTCGGAACACTATCCTCATCCGGTTGGCTATCGACATTCACTGACGTCTGCGAAGCGGTCATGTGTCGAACAGGCTGAGGTTGGTCAGGAAGATGAAATCCTGATCTCCGTTCAAGACCTCGGTCATGAAATTGCCGATGTCGTTCAGCGATCTCGTCGCTCACGTAAAAGTGATGCGAACTGGCACGGAGACACGTGGATCGAACTCGACGTCGTCCAACCCTCTCCTCTTCCGAGCGAATTCGACTCAGAGACAATAAACGACGTCAGCCCCGAGCGCGTCAGCTCAAGCGTCCCCGAACGCCAGCCAACTGCACCGCAAGAGTCGTCAAAGGTGAATCCGGAAAGCGGAAATTACCAGCCGCCACCTCGCTTTTCACGTTTGTTTGCACGTCTCAGCGAACGTCGTCGCCAGCTCAAGAATCGCCAGCAACATGACGTCTAG
- a CDS encoding leucyl aminopeptidase → MKFHVVEASPAEFAAGWLIVGCFEGESLSPELMELDELLGGQLSRLATRDDWPSKRGESLTLHDVPSIEADRLLIVNYGDESSPDLSKTCQVLSGVLRKVASKEKQSVVVAIPSELIVKFGETVPLERFAECVTTACASQAIYRKERDRFELTEVHLLGIPNSPSSEVAIQRGRILGESINLTRELVNRHPNDIYPETFAARAVDAVVSHGVTGKILDEHLIENEKMGALMAVARGSSRPPRVVVLEYRGAGKDSPTIGLVGKGVTFDSGGLSLKPSASMISMKADMAGAATVLGIVHACAKLELPVNILAVIGLVENMTGPSAYKLGEVLTARNGTTIEVHNTDAEGRLVLADALSYAVDHKADRLIDFATLTGACVIALGEEVTGAFTNRQEWCDQVVQAARASDELIWQLPMYDFYADQLKSDFADCKNVGTRWGGAITAAKFLEKFVDDVPWVHLDIAGAAYSEKECASRDAGGTGAMVRSIVGLLATLNEESSK, encoded by the coding sequence ATGAAGTTTCACGTCGTTGAAGCGTCTCCTGCCGAATTTGCTGCCGGTTGGCTGATCGTTGGGTGTTTTGAGGGCGAGTCGCTGAGCCCGGAACTTATGGAGTTGGATGAACTCCTCGGTGGCCAACTGTCTCGATTGGCGACCCGCGACGACTGGCCGAGCAAGCGCGGAGAATCTCTCACTCTCCATGATGTCCCGTCGATCGAGGCTGATCGGCTCTTGATCGTTAATTACGGGGACGAGTCCTCACCGGACCTCTCCAAAACCTGCCAGGTCCTTTCAGGAGTTCTTCGAAAAGTTGCCTCAAAAGAAAAGCAGTCCGTCGTGGTGGCAATTCCTTCGGAACTCATCGTGAAATTTGGAGAAACTGTACCGCTCGAGCGGTTTGCTGAATGCGTGACGACTGCCTGTGCGTCGCAAGCGATTTATCGAAAAGAACGAGATCGTTTTGAGCTGACTGAAGTCCACTTGCTCGGTATTCCGAATTCCCCGTCAAGCGAAGTTGCCATCCAGCGTGGAAGAATTCTTGGCGAGTCGATCAATCTGACACGCGAACTCGTCAATCGACATCCAAACGACATTTATCCGGAAACATTCGCCGCTCGCGCTGTCGACGCTGTTGTTTCACACGGGGTGACCGGAAAGATCCTGGACGAACATCTCATCGAGAACGAAAAGATGGGAGCATTGATGGCGGTCGCTCGAGGAAGTTCCCGCCCGCCGCGTGTTGTCGTTCTCGAATATCGAGGGGCTGGAAAGGATTCACCAACGATCGGACTGGTCGGAAAGGGAGTCACGTTCGACAGTGGCGGCCTGTCTTTGAAACCGTCGGCGAGCATGATCTCGATGAAGGCGGACATGGCGGGAGCAGCTACGGTGCTCGGAATCGTCCATGCCTGTGCCAAACTGGAATTGCCGGTCAACATTCTCGCGGTGATCGGTTTGGTCGAAAACATGACCGGACCTTCAGCCTACAAACTCGGTGAAGTCCTGACAGCGAGAAACGGGACGACGATCGAAGTCCACAATACCGATGCGGAAGGCCGACTTGTTCTCGCGGATGCTCTCTCATATGCCGTCGATCATAAAGCCGATCGTCTCATTGACTTCGCCACGCTGACCGGAGCCTGCGTGATTGCCTTGGGTGAGGAAGTGACCGGAGCATTTACGAATCGTCAGGAGTGGTGTGATCAAGTCGTGCAGGCAGCCCGTGCTTCGGATGAGCTGATCTGGCAACTTCCAATGTACGACTTCTACGCGGATCAGCTGAAGTCAGACTTCGCAGACTGCAAAAACGTCGGAACACGCTGGGGCGGAGCGATTACAGCGGCAAAGTTTCTCGAGAAATTCGTCGATGACGTTCCCTGGGTGCATCTCGATATTGCCGGCGCAGCCTATTCTGAGAAAGAATGTGCAAGTCGCGACGCTGGCGGAACCGGTGCCATGGTTCGCTCAATCGTCGGATTGTTGGCGACGTTGAATGAAGAGTCTTCGAAGTAA
- a CDS encoding GHMP kinase, protein MEIIRKRAYARAGLIGNPSDGYHGKTIAFTIRQFFAEVTLYDWPKVEIVQSVDDQSSFRSIKDLFDDVRLHGYYGGVRLIKATIKRFYEYCDEKQLELHDRNFSIRYSTTIPRAVGMAGSSAIIVATLRALMEFYNIDVPQHVQPSLALSVETRELGIAAGLQDRVVQIYEGLVSMDFATDVMTVEDGMECGRYEGLSSENLKNVYVAFSLEAGEPTYVVHNPLRARYQAGDPDVLQAMETFANLTVQAKSAIEKGDTAQLHELIDRNFDTRASICSISPSQRLMIETARGVGASAKFAGSGGAIVGTFSDQQMFNDLKAALLKIHCETIQPQMNV, encoded by the coding sequence ATGGAGATTATTCGCAAACGTGCGTATGCCCGGGCCGGATTGATCGGGAACCCGTCGGACGGATATCACGGAAAAACGATTGCCTTCACCATCCGTCAGTTCTTCGCCGAAGTGACACTCTACGACTGGCCAAAAGTGGAGATCGTTCAATCCGTGGACGATCAGTCCAGCTTTCGGTCGATCAAGGATCTCTTCGATGACGTTCGACTTCATGGCTACTACGGCGGAGTCCGATTGATCAAAGCGACGATCAAGCGGTTTTACGAATACTGTGATGAGAAACAACTCGAGCTTCACGATCGAAATTTCTCAATTCGATATTCAACGACAATTCCCCGTGCAGTCGGAATGGCTGGGTCGAGCGCAATTATCGTAGCCACGCTTCGAGCGTTGATGGAGTTCTACAACATCGACGTTCCGCAACATGTGCAACCTTCATTAGCGTTGAGCGTCGAAACAAGAGAGCTTGGAATCGCCGCAGGCTTACAGGACCGAGTCGTTCAGATCTATGAAGGCCTCGTGTCGATGGATTTTGCGACTGATGTCATGACTGTTGAAGACGGAATGGAGTGCGGCCGATACGAAGGCCTCTCGTCAGAGAATCTCAAGAACGTGTACGTGGCCTTCAGTTTGGAAGCTGGTGAACCGACCTATGTCGTTCACAATCCGCTGCGAGCGCGTTATCAGGCTGGAGATCCTGACGTTTTGCAAGCTATGGAAACGTTTGCCAACCTCACTGTGCAGGCAAAGAGTGCTATCGAAAAAGGTGACACTGCGCAGCTCCATGAACTGATTGATCGAAACTTCGATACACGAGCAAGCATTTGTTCAATCTCGCCTTCTCAACGGCTGATGATCGAGACAGCTCGTGGAGTGGGAGCCAGTGCGAAGTTCGCAGGATCGGGCGGAGCAATTGTCGGCACGTTTTCGGACCAGCAGATGTTTAACGACCTCAAAGCTGCTCTATTAAAGATACATTGCGAAACGATTCAGCCGCAGATGAACGTCTGA